In the genome of Vicia villosa cultivar HV-30 ecotype Madison, WI linkage group LG7, Vvil1.0, whole genome shotgun sequence, one region contains:
- the LOC131618296 gene encoding uncharacterized protein LOC131618296, with protein MRMNTTYLRRGGVRRFEAFDEGDAITPLFELASRLEDGLQVGTLHQGMKNFFFTLFKPWNFVTRNSHFSSGFLWFEELLLLAKKLENCERKERSEKASSIVALV; from the exons ATGAGGATGAATAcaacttacctacggcgaggaggtgTTCGCCGGTTTGAG gcttttgatgaaggtgatgccataaCACCTCTCTTTGAACTTGCTTCaagacttgaagatggacttcaagttggaactctccaccaaggtatgaagaatttcttcttcactctctTCAAACCATGGAACTTTGTAACTAGGAATTCTCACTTCTCAAGTGgttttctttggtttgaagaattgcttcttcttgccaagaaacttgaaaactgtgagagaaaagagagaagtgagaaagctagtagtatagtagctttggtgtga